One Rosa chinensis cultivar Old Blush chromosome 3, RchiOBHm-V2, whole genome shotgun sequence DNA window includes the following coding sequences:
- the LOC112192597 gene encoding uncharacterized protein LOC112192597 isoform X1, protein MEAGGSPDQESIGSGTKRSTVSSGSRPRKRKEFLYRFVDSDRLTANLEQWFESVSNKSALKKPAFNEPFELIELQKFEYALEGISFQQLIRMPSAVHASTSGAVEATAYLAIEDFLHASVKGLWEAFWSPDEPMPFSVACLYNENLKFYQAENAVAEGRLGGLCATGILLTNPRHPHGKWDHILELALLRPDIGGFVVNGDGQPSLSVIGEALFYALRVLISRSLSRMKYCQTSNSVFVLLVDSQYGGVVKVEGDVNKLEFDVDNVYECAAEWIENHSTVAVSSIDRIWNKLGNANWGDIGALQILFATFHCITQFAGFPKHSIEDLAADHGSRLQTRRAERQLGDTEVNGNGLFRFQQRTVSPEIVEVQDDSIKIESEQLMKLEVGSVLWLEDSNWQKGYQINEVMISSEQSYYIASPVEDPQKSVFLYVGSHPSQLEPAWEDMNMWYQVQRQTKILTIMKQKGLSSKYLPQLSASGRIIHPGQCQRPSSGGNCDHPWCGTSILVTRPVGETVADLINQGRFGAEEAIRCCHDCLSALSTAASAGIRHGDIRPENVIQVRSSARHPFFVLIGWGRAILEDRDRPAMNLHFSSTYALQEGKLCSASDAESLVYMLYISCGGVLPDLDSVEGALQWRETSWSRRLIQQKLGDASTVLKAFSDYVDSLCGTPYLMDYDIWLRRLRRNINEENGKEIDTSG, encoded by the exons ATGGAAG CAGGTGGGTCTCCGGACCAGGAATCAATAGGGTCTGGAACAAAGAGGTCTACTGTATCATCAGGGAGTAGGCCTCGTAAACGCAAGGAATTTCTTTATAGGTTTGTAGACAGTGACAGACTCACTGCAAACCTTGAACAGTGGTTTGAATCTGTATCTAATAAATCAGCATTAAAGAAACCTGCCTTTAATGAGCCTTTTGAGTTGATAGAGCTTCAAAAGTTTGAGTATGCACTAGAAGGGATTTCATTTCAGCAGTTGATTAGGATGCCCAGTGCTGTTCATGCTTCAACTTCTGGTGCTGTGGAAGCCACTGCTTATCTTGCCATTGAAGATTTTTTACATGCCAGTGTTAAGGGCTTGTGGGAAGCATTCTGGAGTCCGGATGAGCCCATGCCTTTCTCTGTTGCTTGTTTGTACAATGAAAACTTAAAATTCTATCAAGCTGAGAATGCAGTTGCTGAGGGTCGGCTTGGAGGTCTTTGTGCTACTGGTATATTACTTACAAACCCTAGACATCCGCATGGGAAGTGGGATCATATTCTTGAGTTGGCTCTTTTAAGGCCTGATATTGGAGGCTTTGTTGTAAATGGTGATGGGCAGCCTTCACTCTCTGTTATTGGTGAGGCCCTTTTCTATGCTCTCCGAGTACTAATATCAAGAAGCTTGAGCCGAATGAAATACTGTCAGACTTCAAACTCTGTTTTTGTTCTTCTAGTTGATTCTCAATATGGTGGGGTTGTAAAGGTTGAAGGAGATGTAAATAAGTTGGAGTTTGATGTTGATAATGTTTATGAATGTGCTGCTGAATGGATTGAAAATCATTCTACGGTTGCAGTCTCTTCAATTGACAGGATTTGGAACAAGCTTGGAAATGCCAACTGGGGAGATATTGGTGCTTTACAGATACTTTTTGCTACCTTCCACTGTATCACACAATTTGCTGGATTTCCCAAGCACTCAATAGAGGATTTAGCTGCAGATCATGGTTCTCGTCTCCAAACAAGAAGAGCTGAGAGGCAGTTGGGGGATACTGAGGTGAATGGGAATGGTCTATTTCGGTTTCAGCAGCGTACGGTTTCCCCTGAAATTGTTGAAGTTCAGGATGATTCCATCAAAATTGAGTCTGAACAGTTAATGAAGCTAGAAGTAGGATCTGTATTGTGGTTGGAGGATTCTAACTGGCAAAAAGGTTACCAGATCAATGAAGTTATGATTAGCAGCGAACAGTCATATTACATTGCATCTCCAGTGGAAGATCCTCAGAAAAGTGTGTTTCTATATGTTGGCTCTCATCCTTCCCAGCTGGAGCCTGCATGGGAGGATATGAATATGTGGTATCAAGTTCAGAGGCAGACTAAAATATTGACTATTATGAAACAGAAAGGTCTTTCTAGCAAGTATTTACCCCAGTTGAGTGCATCTGGCAGGATTATTCACCCTGGTCAGTGTCAGAGACCCAGTTCGGGCGGAAATTGTGATCACCCTTGGTGTGGCACCTCGATCCTCGTGACAAGGCCAGTTGGTGAAACAGTAGCTGATTTGATCAATCAGGGTAGATTTGGTGCGGAAGAGGCTATTAGGTGTTGCCATGATTGCTTATCTGCACTTTCAACTGCTGCTTCTGCAGGAATTCGACATGGAGACATCAGGCCAGAGAATGTGATACAAGTCAGGTCTTCGGCAAGACATCCCTTTTTTGTCCTCATTGGGTGGGGACGTGCTATTCTTGAAGATAGGGACCGACCTGCAATGAACCTTCATTTCTCTTCAACCTATGCTCTCCAGGAGGGAAAGTTATGCTCAGCTTCAGATGCTGAGAGCCTTGTTTATATGCTTTATATttcctgtggtggtgttttacCTGATCTTGATTCAGTTGAAGGGGCACTGCAGTGGAGAGAGACTTCTTGGTCTAGGAGACTAATTCAACAGAAGTTAGGCGATGCCTCAACTGTGTTAAAAGCATTTTCTGATTATGTTGATAGTCTATGTGGGACACCATATCTCATGGATTATGATATATGGCTAAGAAGGTTGAGGAGAAATATTAatgaggaaaatggaaaggaaattgaTACATCAGGCTAA
- the LOC112192597 gene encoding uncharacterized protein LOC112192597 isoform X2 yields the protein MEGGSPDQESIGSGTKRSTVSSGSRPRKRKEFLYRFVDSDRLTANLEQWFESVSNKSALKKPAFNEPFELIELQKFEYALEGISFQQLIRMPSAVHASTSGAVEATAYLAIEDFLHASVKGLWEAFWSPDEPMPFSVACLYNENLKFYQAENAVAEGRLGGLCATGILLTNPRHPHGKWDHILELALLRPDIGGFVVNGDGQPSLSVIGEALFYALRVLISRSLSRMKYCQTSNSVFVLLVDSQYGGVVKVEGDVNKLEFDVDNVYECAAEWIENHSTVAVSSIDRIWNKLGNANWGDIGALQILFATFHCITQFAGFPKHSIEDLAADHGSRLQTRRAERQLGDTEVNGNGLFRFQQRTVSPEIVEVQDDSIKIESEQLMKLEVGSVLWLEDSNWQKGYQINEVMISSEQSYYIASPVEDPQKSVFLYVGSHPSQLEPAWEDMNMWYQVQRQTKILTIMKQKGLSSKYLPQLSASGRIIHPGQCQRPSSGGNCDHPWCGTSILVTRPVGETVADLINQGRFGAEEAIRCCHDCLSALSTAASAGIRHGDIRPENVIQVRSSARHPFFVLIGWGRAILEDRDRPAMNLHFSSTYALQEGKLCSASDAESLVYMLYISCGGVLPDLDSVEGALQWRETSWSRRLIQQKLGDASTVLKAFSDYVDSLCGTPYLMDYDIWLRRLRRNINEENGKEIDTSG from the exons ATGGAAG GTGGGTCTCCGGACCAGGAATCAATAGGGTCTGGAACAAAGAGGTCTACTGTATCATCAGGGAGTAGGCCTCGTAAACGCAAGGAATTTCTTTATAGGTTTGTAGACAGTGACAGACTCACTGCAAACCTTGAACAGTGGTTTGAATCTGTATCTAATAAATCAGCATTAAAGAAACCTGCCTTTAATGAGCCTTTTGAGTTGATAGAGCTTCAAAAGTTTGAGTATGCACTAGAAGGGATTTCATTTCAGCAGTTGATTAGGATGCCCAGTGCTGTTCATGCTTCAACTTCTGGTGCTGTGGAAGCCACTGCTTATCTTGCCATTGAAGATTTTTTACATGCCAGTGTTAAGGGCTTGTGGGAAGCATTCTGGAGTCCGGATGAGCCCATGCCTTTCTCTGTTGCTTGTTTGTACAATGAAAACTTAAAATTCTATCAAGCTGAGAATGCAGTTGCTGAGGGTCGGCTTGGAGGTCTTTGTGCTACTGGTATATTACTTACAAACCCTAGACATCCGCATGGGAAGTGGGATCATATTCTTGAGTTGGCTCTTTTAAGGCCTGATATTGGAGGCTTTGTTGTAAATGGTGATGGGCAGCCTTCACTCTCTGTTATTGGTGAGGCCCTTTTCTATGCTCTCCGAGTACTAATATCAAGAAGCTTGAGCCGAATGAAATACTGTCAGACTTCAAACTCTGTTTTTGTTCTTCTAGTTGATTCTCAATATGGTGGGGTTGTAAAGGTTGAAGGAGATGTAAATAAGTTGGAGTTTGATGTTGATAATGTTTATGAATGTGCTGCTGAATGGATTGAAAATCATTCTACGGTTGCAGTCTCTTCAATTGACAGGATTTGGAACAAGCTTGGAAATGCCAACTGGGGAGATATTGGTGCTTTACAGATACTTTTTGCTACCTTCCACTGTATCACACAATTTGCTGGATTTCCCAAGCACTCAATAGAGGATTTAGCTGCAGATCATGGTTCTCGTCTCCAAACAAGAAGAGCTGAGAGGCAGTTGGGGGATACTGAGGTGAATGGGAATGGTCTATTTCGGTTTCAGCAGCGTACGGTTTCCCCTGAAATTGTTGAAGTTCAGGATGATTCCATCAAAATTGAGTCTGAACAGTTAATGAAGCTAGAAGTAGGATCTGTATTGTGGTTGGAGGATTCTAACTGGCAAAAAGGTTACCAGATCAATGAAGTTATGATTAGCAGCGAACAGTCATATTACATTGCATCTCCAGTGGAAGATCCTCAGAAAAGTGTGTTTCTATATGTTGGCTCTCATCCTTCCCAGCTGGAGCCTGCATGGGAGGATATGAATATGTGGTATCAAGTTCAGAGGCAGACTAAAATATTGACTATTATGAAACAGAAAGGTCTTTCTAGCAAGTATTTACCCCAGTTGAGTGCATCTGGCAGGATTATTCACCCTGGTCAGTGTCAGAGACCCAGTTCGGGCGGAAATTGTGATCACCCTTGGTGTGGCACCTCGATCCTCGTGACAAGGCCAGTTGGTGAAACAGTAGCTGATTTGATCAATCAGGGTAGATTTGGTGCGGAAGAGGCTATTAGGTGTTGCCATGATTGCTTATCTGCACTTTCAACTGCTGCTTCTGCAGGAATTCGACATGGAGACATCAGGCCAGAGAATGTGATACAAGTCAGGTCTTCGGCAAGACATCCCTTTTTTGTCCTCATTGGGTGGGGACGTGCTATTCTTGAAGATAGGGACCGACCTGCAATGAACCTTCATTTCTCTTCAACCTATGCTCTCCAGGAGGGAAAGTTATGCTCAGCTTCAGATGCTGAGAGCCTTGTTTATATGCTTTATATttcctgtggtggtgttttacCTGATCTTGATTCAGTTGAAGGGGCACTGCAGTGGAGAGAGACTTCTTGGTCTAGGAGACTAATTCAACAGAAGTTAGGCGATGCCTCAACTGTGTTAAAAGCATTTTCTGATTATGTTGATAGTCTATGTGGGACACCATATCTCATGGATTATGATATATGGCTAAGAAGGTTGAGGAGAAATATTAatgaggaaaatggaaaggaaattgaTACATCAGGCTAA
- the LOC112193853 gene encoding ATPase 5, plasma membrane-type-like isoform X1: MFVDLGHFSVRAIQGKPPDWQDFVVIITLLVINSTISFIKENNAGNAATALIAHLAPKAKKWSEIIGQARQSVEVLKDQEVIRTVLNILQTNTRVASSLGTFLLTQISLIFFNMLNVYRYNQHFQMLVEFQLSSYISSFQIL; this comes from the exons GGGAAGCCTCCTGACTGGCAAGATTTTGTGGTTATTATTACTCTGCTGGTCATCAACTCCACCATTAGTTTCATCAAGGAAAATAATGCGGGTAATGCTGCAACAGCTCTCATAGCTCATCTTGCTCCTAAAGCCAAG AAATGGTCCGAGATTATTGGGCAAGCACGCCAAAGTGTCGAAGTTCTTAAAGATCAGGAAGTGATTCGAACCGTTCTTAATATATTACAG ACAAACACAAGGGTTGCCAGCTCTCTTGGAACATTTCTCTTAACCCAGATTTCATTGATCTTTTTCAACATGCTTAATGTCTACAGGTATAACCAACATTTTCAGATGTTAGTCGAGTTTCAGTTGTCCAGTTATATATCTTCATTTCAAATATTGTAG
- the LOC112193853 gene encoding ATPase 5, plasma membrane-type-like isoform X2 — MILYQGKPPDWQDFVVIITLLVINSTISFIKENNAGNAATALIAHLAPKAKKWSEIIGQARQSVEVLKDQEVIRTVLNILQTNTRVASSLGTFLLTQISLIFFNMLNVYRYNQHFQMLVEFQLSSYISSFQIL; from the exons GGGAAGCCTCCTGACTGGCAAGATTTTGTGGTTATTATTACTCTGCTGGTCATCAACTCCACCATTAGTTTCATCAAGGAAAATAATGCGGGTAATGCTGCAACAGCTCTCATAGCTCATCTTGCTCCTAAAGCCAAG AAATGGTCCGAGATTATTGGGCAAGCACGCCAAAGTGTCGAAGTTCTTAAAGATCAGGAAGTGATTCGAACCGTTCTTAATATATTACAG ACAAACACAAGGGTTGCCAGCTCTCTTGGAACATTTCTCTTAACCCAGATTTCATTGATCTTTTTCAACATGCTTAATGTCTACAGGTATAACCAACATTTTCAGATGTTAGTCGAGTTTCAGTTGTCCAGTTATATATCTTCATTTCAAATATTGTAG